The DNA sequence CGCAGGTCATCCCACCGATCGCGAGTTCGATCTCGGTCATGATCGTCTCCTTCCGCGGTCAGTGGCCGGTGCTGAGGGTGAACTCGGCGGTCCGCACGACGCCGCCGTGCCGGAAGTCGAGGAACAGCCGGTAGGTCCCGGCGCTGGGGACCTCGGCGGCGAACCGCACCCGGGGGCCGGCACCGGGTTCGCCGTCGGGGTGGACGTGCAGGTAGGCGAGGTCGCCTTCGCGCAGCGCGACCAGGTGCCCGTAGGCGCCGAGGTAGGGCTGCAGGTCGGTGACCGGAACGCCGTCGCGGCTGACGGTCAGCGCCAGGGGCGACGTCTTCCCCGCGGTCAGGTCGCCGGTGAGCTCGACGGTGTAGCCGTCGACCCGGGCCGTGCGGCTGGGCGCGTACGTCACCGGCCGGTAGTCCCCGGCGACGGACAGGTCGGCGCCGAGGGTCATCGGCTTGCCGCCGGTGGGCGCGAAGTCGGCGAACGCGCGGTAGGACCCGGCGGCGGGCAGCGTCAAGGGAACGCTCCACGTGCCGTCCGGGGCCAGGTCGGGGTGGATGTGGCGGAAGCCGGCGGTGTCGCGGCGGACCACGATGAGGTGCAGCTTCTTCTCGTGCTCGACGTCGAACGCGGTGACGGGCCTGCCGTCCGGGCCGGTGATCGTGAACGAGAACCGGCCCGCTTCCGGCGACGCGCCGGCGGGGACGAAGGTGTAGCCGGCCGCGCTCGCGGCGAGGCCGCCCGGCAGTTCTTCGACCGCGGCCATTTCCGTGGCCATTTCCGCGTGCTCCGAGGGTTCCCCGGTCGCGGCGGCGACCGGGCCGGTCGCGGTCCCGGCGGCGAACCCGCCGGCGGCGAGGAGGGCGAGCGCTCCCCCGAACGCGGCGAGCCGTGCTGTGGTGTTCATGGCTACTTCCCGGCGAAGGTGTAACCGGCTTCCTCGACGGCGGCGCGGATCCGCGCGTCTTCGAGGACCCGGCTGCTGGTGACGGTGACGGCTCCGGTGGGCAGGTCGACGACGACGTCGGTGACGCCGTCGACCGCGCGGACCTCTTCGCTGACCGAAGCCACGCAGTGCGCACAGGTCATGCCGGTCACGGTGTAAGTGCTTTCCATGCGCCTGAAGATACCCCTACGGGGTATGGGTTTCAAGTGGCCCGCGTCACCTCGGGGTGCTGGCGGCCGCCGGGCATCTGCGTGACGATGGAACCGCTTTCATCGGACAAGGGAGTTCGCATGGTCAAAGCGTTCAGCCGGCGCACCGTCCTGATCACGGGCACCGGAATCACCGCCGGACTCGCGTTCCCCGGCGTCGCCGGGGCCACTCCGGCCGGCCGCGTGGGGTTCGGCCTCGACGCCGAAACGCTCGACGGCGGCGAGCAGATCACCTCGCTCACCCTCGCCACCACCCGGTTCGGGCCGATCGACCCGGCGAGCCTCACCACCACGACGTTCAGCGTGCACGCCAAGGCCACCAGCCCGATCGACACCGGCGGCCAGGACATCGGCTACGAACTCGACCGGCCGGTCACCGCGGCGCGGCTCGACCGCCACGGGAACATCGTGCTGCACCTGAGCCACGGCGAAGGCCAGACCGGCGGCGGCACCCTCGGCTACATCAACGGCAAGGGCCGCAACGTCCGCCTGGACCTCGCCTACACCGTCACGCAGCACGCGCCCGTCCGGCTCCGGCACGGCCGGCCGGTCACCTTCAGCGGATTCACCCAGGGCCGCCTGGCCAACCCCGAAGTCGACGCCTTCACCTACCACGCCTCGCGTTCCGGCATGAAGTACCGGCTGTACGCACCCTCGGAGCGGCGCGGCAGGCGCCCCTTGATCGTCTGGCTCCACGGCGGCGGGGAAGGCGCTTCCCTGCCCGACGGCTACTACGACAACGAAACCACGTTGCGCGCCAACCGC is a window from the Amycolatopsis sp. cg9 genome containing:
- a CDS encoding heavy-metal-associated domain-containing protein produces the protein MESTYTVTGMTCAHCVASVSEEVRAVDGVTDVVVDLPTGAVTVTSSRVLEDARIRAAVEEAGYTFAGK
- a CDS encoding prolyl oligopeptidase family serine peptidase, giving the protein MVKAFSRRTVLITGTGITAGLAFPGVAGATPAGRVGFGLDAETLDGGEQITSLTLATTRFGPIDPASLTTTTFSVHAKATSPIDTGGQDIGYELDRPVTAARLDRHGNIVLHLSHGEGQTGGGTLGYINGKGRNVRLDLAYTVTQHAPVRLRHGRPVTFSGFTQGRLANPEVDAFTYHASRSGMKYRLYAPSERRGRRPLIVWLHGGGEGASLPDGYYDNETTLRANRGALGFTTREAQAVFESAYVVAPQCTAAWMDDGPRFAPLIHEVIQDVRRTHPIDPARVHVTGCSNGGYMTMKMTTVHPTAFASSVPICGVVAGRQAGDPPLIPDPELTAIRTPTWLIASRDDDTVDPQANSVHAHDLIPRAELTLYDQVVWNGHRFPGHWSWIYAARNDPSTRGTHLWQWMARKVSGG